A genomic segment from Segniliparus rotundus DSM 44985 encodes:
- a CDS encoding phospholipase D-like domain-containing protein, translated as MSIGAWRAVTSFDPAAAQEVQRALAERARALGSFAAKLGSARSLPGWQGQAKNAAADSFADPLGYLAEATSAAEQAHTKVGDFAAAVCALQASAQHIESRARDAGFSIQPDGSIRDSYALTGLAQSLSPSDKAHYEQVKAELPGEVSAVLAQADQAARQAAAGLRAAGDVKAVRPFAASADELAANANGSGLALYVEGPNQPDGVQHDQNFQKVVDLIDSAKKSVDMTMYHLDDQNMESALAQAAKRGVDVRVVLDTRGEQKKNQAAYDYLTQNGVKVAWDSANTSGDPDTANKLAYYHQKTVTADGETSAIMSGNAVAGDYKTTRDFVVMDTNKNDVAAIQDVFNHDFAGTGDKKYTPPPGDNLTWSPTTSKSNMLAVIDGAKHTLSVENEEMASQDVVDHLAHAAQRGVDVRVTMTNNPSYFKYLDQLSEAGVHVDLYGRSASPYIHAKDIVADGSNAYVGSINFSENSMNNNRELGVVTDDPAVAAGLAATDEADFAGGYHYRPSQTASGG; from the coding sequence GTGAGCATCGGGGCTTGGCGCGCGGTGACGAGTTTCGACCCCGCCGCCGCGCAAGAGGTCCAGCGCGCCTTGGCGGAACGCGCCCGAGCCTTGGGCTCATTCGCGGCGAAGCTCGGTTCGGCGCGGAGCCTGCCCGGCTGGCAGGGGCAGGCCAAAAACGCCGCGGCGGACTCGTTCGCCGACCCTCTGGGCTATCTCGCCGAGGCCACGAGCGCGGCAGAGCAGGCTCACACGAAGGTCGGCGATTTCGCGGCGGCGGTGTGCGCGTTGCAGGCGAGCGCTCAGCACATCGAGTCCAGGGCGCGCGACGCGGGGTTCTCGATCCAACCGGACGGCTCGATCCGAGACTCGTACGCCCTCACGGGGTTGGCGCAGAGCCTCTCGCCCTCGGACAAGGCGCACTACGAACAGGTGAAGGCGGAACTGCCGGGGGAGGTGTCCGCAGTGCTCGCGCAGGCGGACCAAGCCGCCCGGCAGGCGGCGGCCGGGCTGCGAGCCGCGGGCGACGTCAAGGCTGTGCGCCCCTTCGCGGCGAGCGCGGACGAGCTCGCCGCGAACGCGAACGGGAGCGGCCTCGCCCTGTATGTGGAAGGCCCCAACCAGCCCGACGGGGTGCAGCACGACCAGAACTTCCAGAAGGTCGTCGACTTGATCGACAGCGCGAAGAAGTCCGTCGACATGACCATGTACCACCTGGACGACCAGAACATGGAGTCCGCGTTGGCCCAAGCCGCCAAACGCGGCGTGGACGTGCGGGTCGTCCTCGACACACGCGGCGAGCAGAAGAAGAATCAGGCGGCGTACGACTATTTGACCCAGAACGGGGTCAAGGTCGCCTGGGACAGCGCCAACACATCCGGCGACCCGGACACGGCCAACAAACTCGCGTACTACCACCAGAAGACGGTGACCGCGGACGGCGAAACCTCCGCGATCATGAGCGGCAATGCTGTCGCGGGCGATTACAAGACCACCCGGGATTTCGTGGTCATGGACACGAACAAGAACGACGTGGCGGCCATCCAAGACGTTTTCAACCACGACTTCGCGGGCACTGGGGACAAGAAATACACGCCGCCGCCCGGCGACAACTTGACGTGGAGCCCGACCACCTCCAAGAGCAACATGCTCGCGGTCATCGACGGCGCGAAACACACCCTGAGCGTCGAGAACGAGGAGATGGCGAGCCAGGACGTCGTGGACCATTTGGCCCACGCGGCGCAGCGCGGGGTGGACGTCCGGGTCACCATGACGAACAACCCGAGCTATTTCAAATACCTCGACCAGCTCAGCGAGGCCGGGGTCCATGTGGACCTGTACGGCCGGTCCGCGTCGCCGTACATCCACGCGAAGGACATCGTCGCCGACGGCTCCAACGCCTACGTCGGGTCGATCAACTTCTCGGAGAATTCGATGAACAACAATCGCGAGCTCGGCGTGGTGACGGACGATCCGGCAGTCGCGGCGGGCCTCGCCGCCACCGACGAGGCCGACTTCGCGGGCGGGTACCACTACCGCCCCAGCCAGACCGCGAGCGGCGGCTGA
- a CDS encoding amino acid permease gives MVLKPGVTRNKTVEQTLAGAAEPGRQLRRTLTSWDLVVFGVAVVIGAGIFAVGASTAGDYAGPSVTLSFLLAAVACGFAALCYAEFASTVPVAGSAYTFAYATFGELFAWIVGWNLLLELAFAAGVVAQGWSSYLAEAFDLPGTSVHIDVGGHGTDWFGIVHSVDFDWGAFIIVAGVTAALALGVKLSARVSGVITVIKVSVVLFVIIAGAFYIKASNYTPFIPQPQQKTGSGSGLEGSLFAFLTCGAQTQYGWYGLFAGASIVFFAFVGFDVVATTAEEVKNPAKDLPRGIIGSLAICTVLYLAVSLVATGMVPYTQLRTTMDAAGHEHKANLATAFSLHGVDWAAKLISFGALAGLTTVVLVLLLGTIRLAFAMSRDGLLPRRWSVTTGNGNPMRLTLGAGVLAGVIACVFPIGKLEEMVNVGTLFAFVLVAAGVIVLRRTQPDLERGFRTPAMPWVPLAAIASCAWLMLNLSLLTWVRFGVWLLVGLLIYAAYGYRHSVLGRTGGLVEKVPAPETSAKS, from the coding sequence ATGGTGTTGAAGCCTGGGGTGACCCGGAACAAGACGGTGGAACAAACATTGGCGGGGGCGGCTGAGCCAGGCAGGCAGTTGCGGCGCACCCTCACCTCGTGGGATCTCGTGGTCTTCGGGGTGGCTGTGGTGATCGGGGCGGGGATCTTCGCCGTCGGGGCGTCCACGGCGGGCGACTACGCGGGGCCCTCGGTCACGCTTTCCTTCCTCCTTGCCGCTGTGGCCTGTGGTTTCGCCGCGCTTTGCTATGCGGAGTTCGCCTCGACCGTTCCGGTCGCCGGGAGCGCCTACACCTTTGCCTACGCGACCTTCGGGGAGCTTTTCGCCTGGATCGTCGGATGGAATCTTTTGTTGGAGCTGGCGTTCGCCGCCGGGGTGGTCGCCCAGGGGTGGTCGAGCTATCTGGCTGAGGCGTTCGACCTCCCTGGGACCAGCGTGCACATCGACGTCGGCGGACACGGCACGGACTGGTTCGGGATCGTTCATTCGGTGGACTTCGACTGGGGGGCGTTCATCATCGTCGCGGGGGTGACCGCGGCCCTCGCCCTTGGGGTGAAGCTTTCCGCGCGCGTCTCCGGCGTCATCACTGTCATCAAGGTCTCGGTGGTGCTCTTCGTCATCATCGCCGGGGCGTTCTACATCAAGGCCAGCAACTACACGCCGTTCATTCCGCAGCCGCAGCAGAAAACCGGCTCGGGCTCCGGCCTGGAAGGGTCCTTGTTCGCGTTCCTCACCTGCGGCGCGCAAACGCAATACGGTTGGTATGGGCTCTTCGCCGGGGCCTCCATCGTCTTTTTCGCCTTTGTCGGCTTCGACGTGGTCGCCACAACCGCGGAGGAGGTGAAGAACCCGGCGAAAGATTTGCCGAGAGGCATCATCGGCTCGCTCGCGATCTGCACGGTGCTCTATCTCGCGGTGTCGCTCGTCGCCACCGGCATGGTGCCGTACACCCAGTTGCGCACGACCATGGACGCCGCCGGGCATGAGCACAAGGCCAACCTCGCGACCGCGTTCAGCCTGCACGGAGTCGACTGGGCCGCCAAGCTGATCTCCTTCGGGGCGCTGGCGGGTTTGACCACTGTGGTGCTGGTGCTCTTGCTCGGGACTATCCGGCTCGCCTTCGCGATGTCCAGGGACGGTCTTCTGCCTCGGCGCTGGTCGGTGACGACCGGGAACGGCAACCCTATGCGTCTGACCCTCGGCGCCGGTGTCCTGGCCGGGGTGATCGCGTGCGTCTTCCCGATCGGCAAATTGGAGGAGATGGTGAACGTGGGCACGCTGTTCGCCTTCGTGCTCGTCGCGGCCGGGGTGATCGTGTTGCGGCGCACCCAGCCGGACCTCGAACGCGGATTCAGGACTCCGGCGATGCCGTGGGTGCCGCTCGCGGCCATTGCCAGCTGCGCGTGGCTCATGTTGAACCTGTCGCTGCTCACCTGGGTGCGGTTCGGGGTGTGGTTGCTCGTGGGCTTGTTGATCTACGCCGCTTACGGCTACCGCCATTCCGTGCTGGGCAGGACTGGCGGCCTCGTGGAAAAAGTCCCTGCGCCAGAGACCAGCGCGAAAAGCTGA
- a CDS encoding Nif3-like dinuclear metal center hexameric protein has translation MHRSHSAPKLHDVVAALDAAYPPRLALDWDAVGLVCGDLDEAVDKALVCVDVTEAVVDEALETGAQLIVAHHPLLLKGVHSVSADTPKGRLAHRLIRGGCALFTAHTNADRADPGVSDALAEALGLRIVGPVEPVMTEELDKWAVLVPAGDAERVCSALFAAGAGKIGQYDQCSWRTDGVGQFRPLDGANPAIGRVGEVERVQEARVEVIAPKRLRSALLAALRHAHPYEEPAFDVFPQAPLPTALGLGRIGELERPEPLRDFLARAAQSLPAVPEGLRATGDPGQLVATVAVCGGAGDSLLGAVAQADVDVYVTGDLRHHPVDEHVRAHRTALVDVGHWASERPWCGQAAGVLAWAFEGRVRAVPAQAPPGPWRQHVEAADPKSTD, from the coding sequence ATGCACCGCTCGCATTCAGCGCCGAAACTCCATGATGTCGTCGCTGCGCTCGACGCGGCGTACCCGCCGCGCCTGGCCTTGGACTGGGACGCGGTCGGCCTTGTGTGCGGCGACCTGGACGAAGCCGTGGACAAGGCTCTCGTGTGCGTCGACGTCACGGAGGCTGTGGTCGATGAAGCGCTTGAAACAGGGGCGCAGCTCATCGTCGCGCACCATCCGCTGCTGCTCAAAGGAGTCCATTCCGTCAGCGCGGACACCCCGAAGGGGCGTTTGGCGCACCGTCTGATCCGCGGCGGCTGCGCCTTGTTCACCGCGCACACCAACGCGGATCGGGCAGATCCGGGCGTCAGCGACGCTTTGGCTGAGGCACTGGGCCTGCGGATCGTCGGCCCGGTCGAACCGGTGATGACAGAAGAGCTGGACAAATGGGCGGTGCTTGTCCCGGCCGGCGACGCCGAGCGGGTCTGCTCGGCCTTGTTCGCCGCGGGCGCGGGCAAGATCGGCCAATACGACCAGTGCTCGTGGCGCACGGACGGCGTGGGGCAATTCCGCCCTCTTGATGGCGCGAACCCGGCGATTGGCCGGGTCGGGGAGGTCGAGCGGGTCCAAGAGGCAAGGGTCGAAGTGATCGCGCCCAAGCGGCTGCGTTCGGCCCTGTTGGCCGCGCTGCGCCACGCGCACCCGTATGAGGAGCCTGCCTTCGACGTGTTCCCCCAAGCCCCGCTGCCCACCGCGCTCGGCCTCGGCAGAATCGGGGAGCTCGAACGGCCGGAGCCGTTGCGCGACTTCCTCGCACGCGCCGCCCAGTCGCTGCCCGCCGTCCCGGAGGGGCTGCGGGCGACCGGCGACCCCGGCCAATTGGTCGCGACCGTCGCGGTGTGCGGCGGCGCGGGCGACTCGCTCTTGGGCGCGGTCGCCCAGGCCGATGTGGACGTGTATGTGACGGGCGATTTGCGGCACCACCCGGTGGACGAGCATGTGCGCGCGCACCGGACCGCACTGGTCGATGTGGGGCACTGGGCGAGCGAGCGGCCGTGGTGCGGTCAGGCGGCGGGGGTCTTGGCGTGGGCGTTCGAAGGGAGGGTCCGCGCCGTTCCCGCGCAGGCTCCGCCTGGTCCGTGGCGCCAGCATGTTGAGGCCGCAGACCCGAAGAGCACTGATTGA
- a CDS encoding low molecular weight protein-tyrosine-phosphatase codes for MDSSKLHVTFVCTGNICRSPMGEQMLRTQLEKLPWGSRVRVSSAGTSRWEIGNPIDERAAATLAEHNCPPFREHVAKTLDADHLAADLVLALAEDHRADLAQRGVPPERLRLLRSFDPDADGTEVADPYYGSASGFETTYRQIEASLPGVIAWLQTRLA; via the coding sequence GTGGACTCATCGAAGCTGCACGTCACTTTTGTCTGCACGGGAAACATCTGCCGCTCCCCCATGGGCGAGCAGATGCTCCGAACCCAGCTTGAAAAGCTGCCTTGGGGTTCGCGCGTGCGGGTGAGCAGCGCCGGAACCAGCCGCTGGGAAATCGGCAACCCGATTGACGAGCGCGCCGCCGCCACACTCGCCGAGCACAACTGCCCTCCCTTCCGCGAGCACGTCGCCAAAACGCTGGACGCGGACCACCTGGCAGCAGATTTGGTCTTGGCGCTCGCCGAAGACCACCGCGCAGATCTCGCGCAACGCGGCGTTCCGCCCGAGCGGTTGCGCCTGTTGCGCAGCTTCGACCCGGACGCGGACGGAACCGAGGTCGCCGACCCCTATTACGGGAGCGCCTCTGGCTTCGAAACCACATATCGGCAGATCGAGGCCTCTCTGCCTGGGGTCATTGCCTGGTTGCAGACCCGGCTGGCCTGA
- a CDS encoding SURF1 family protein, translating to MTTPAASCAPRAGAARWRVLLRPSWIALAAAVVLFAALCFWVFAPWQLGKHGRTQQRNERVQEALAAPPVPLAELLRAGVGPQSDWRAVSVTGVYETGKQVLLRERPVQGNAQGPQVLAPFRFDNGKSVLVNRGYLPEGATTAPPAPSGTVTLNARLRLPEATPAARAVRTLASGAEEVPAIDPPVVQNLTGVSLEPAYLQLSAGQAGALGALEEPNLDPGPYLSYGLQWLAFGVIALAALGYFGYAELRPTGTDTSAADSSSTDNGATASSTAQPQASRGDVVGGLTRAERKRELRAALAGEHHRPAAAGPLADRYGR from the coding sequence ATGACCACCCCGGCTGCGAGCTGCGCCCCCAGGGCCGGGGCCGCGCGTTGGCGGGTGTTGCTCCGCCCGAGCTGGATCGCGCTCGCCGCAGCTGTCGTCCTCTTCGCCGCGTTGTGTTTCTGGGTGTTCGCGCCCTGGCAGCTCGGCAAGCACGGCAGGACCCAACAACGCAACGAGCGGGTCCAGGAAGCTCTGGCCGCTCCCCCTGTTCCGCTCGCCGAATTGCTGCGCGCAGGAGTCGGGCCGCAGAGCGATTGGCGGGCTGTGTCGGTCACCGGCGTCTACGAGACGGGCAAGCAAGTGCTCTTGCGCGAACGCCCGGTGCAGGGCAACGCCCAAGGCCCGCAAGTCCTCGCCCCTTTTCGCTTCGACAACGGCAAAAGCGTCCTTGTGAACCGCGGCTACCTGCCCGAGGGCGCGACAACCGCCCCGCCCGCGCCAAGCGGGACGGTGACGCTCAACGCGAGACTCCGCCTGCCAGAGGCCACCCCGGCCGCACGGGCGGTCCGCACGCTCGCGAGCGGCGCGGAGGAAGTCCCCGCGATCGACCCGCCGGTCGTGCAAAATCTGACAGGCGTTTCACTTGAACCGGCATACCTGCAGCTCAGCGCAGGACAAGCTGGGGCGCTCGGCGCGCTGGAGGAACCCAATCTCGATCCTGGCCCATACTTGTCCTACGGGCTGCAGTGGCTCGCGTTCGGGGTCATCGCCCTTGCCGCGCTCGGGTACTTCGGCTATGCCGAGCTGCGTCCGACCGGCACAGACACCAGCGCCGCAGACAGCAGCAGCACAGACAACGGCGCCACAGCGAGCAGCACGGCGCAGCCGCAGGCGTCGCGGGGCGACGTTGTCGGCGGTCTGACCCGAGCCGAACGCAAGCGCGAACTGCGCGCCGCATTGGCGGGCGAGCACCACCGACCGGCCGCGGCGGGCCCGCTCGCGGACCGTTACGGACGCTGA
- a CDS encoding carboxylesterase/lipase family protein, with translation MGLLPSCSLSDTSRKIQAPLRVHVADGWYEGNASGQVRAFFGIRYAQAPTGVLRFASPMPMPAHEGVWGAAASSGPCPQLGTDGKPVSTDEDCLTVNVMTPRTLTAGQSLPVMVWFHGGGFTVGDGHQYDPRRLVEEGNVIVVTANFRLGLLAQLGLPGVADSGNFGLADQLSVLQWAHRNAAAFGGDPGNVTMFGESSGAMSICALLASPSAAGLAAKAILSSGSCATAWPAGASAGLAAPATRPFAPVSVAEQHGLALAKEMGCPQNQLLDCLRKLPAAALVEHSAEFGNLLAYGTRLLPQDPLKTLEDGAQAAVPIISGSNHDEGTAAVADASQRDPISAERYDELVRRAFGAQADQVLQQYPVERFPSPGDAWARISSDAGWLCPAMRADDLFARRAPVYSYEFDDLSAPNAVGAGRSGVALGAAHGTELPYLFDVGTLAGVRLSPSREAFAKRMIQYWTSFAWHGEPEGDVPWPRREPGANGPVLRLYPAGKQPPSSLSPWDEHKCAFWGTVAA, from the coding sequence GTGGGGCTGTTGCCAAGCTGCTCCCTGAGTGACACCTCGCGCAAGATCCAAGCGCCGCTTCGCGTGCATGTGGCGGACGGGTGGTACGAGGGCAATGCCTCCGGCCAGGTGCGCGCATTCTTCGGCATCCGATACGCCCAAGCCCCCACAGGCGTGTTGCGCTTCGCCTCGCCCATGCCGATGCCTGCGCACGAGGGGGTGTGGGGGGCAGCCGCCTCCAGCGGGCCCTGCCCGCAGCTCGGGACGGACGGGAAGCCGGTATCGACGGACGAGGATTGCCTCACCGTCAATGTGATGACGCCCAGGACGCTGACAGCGGGACAGTCGCTGCCCGTGATGGTCTGGTTCCACGGCGGCGGGTTCACAGTGGGGGACGGGCATCAATACGATCCGAGACGATTGGTCGAAGAAGGCAACGTCATCGTCGTCACGGCGAATTTCCGTCTCGGCCTCCTCGCGCAGCTTGGCTTGCCCGGGGTGGCGGATTCGGGAAACTTCGGCCTCGCCGACCAGCTCTCCGTGCTCCAATGGGCGCATCGCAACGCCGCCGCGTTCGGCGGCGACCCTGGCAATGTGACCATGTTTGGAGAATCGTCGGGGGCAATGAGCATCTGCGCCCTCCTCGCTTCGCCGTCCGCGGCGGGCCTTGCCGCGAAGGCGATCCTGTCCTCTGGCTCGTGCGCCACCGCATGGCCTGCGGGGGCTTCTGCCGGGCTCGCCGCGCCTGCCACGCGCCCCTTCGCGCCCGTGTCCGTGGCCGAGCAGCATGGGCTCGCGCTCGCCAAGGAGATGGGCTGCCCGCAGAACCAACTGTTGGACTGCTTGCGGAAACTGCCCGCAGCGGCCCTCGTGGAGCATTCCGCTGAGTTCGGCAACCTGCTCGCCTACGGCACCCGGCTCTTGCCGCAGGACCCGCTCAAGACCCTCGAGGACGGCGCTCAGGCCGCTGTTCCGATCATTTCAGGGTCCAATCATGATGAGGGCACGGCGGCGGTCGCTGACGCTTCGCAGCGAGACCCGATCAGTGCGGAGCGATACGACGAGCTGGTGCGGCGGGCATTCGGCGCGCAGGCGGACCAGGTGCTCCAGCAGTATCCAGTCGAGCGGTTCCCGAGTCCGGGGGACGCCTGGGCCCGGATTTCGAGCGATGCGGGCTGGCTCTGTCCCGCGATGCGGGCGGATGATTTGTTCGCCCGGCGCGCGCCGGTCTATTCCTATGAGTTCGACGACCTCAGCGCGCCCAATGCTGTTGGCGCAGGAAGGTCGGGGGTGGCTCTTGGGGCCGCCCATGGAACGGAATTGCCGTACCTTTTCGACGTGGGCACGTTGGCGGGCGTGCGGTTGAGCCCGTCGCGGGAAGCTTTTGCCAAACGAATGATCCAGTATTGGACGAGTTTCGCCTGGCACGGTGAGCCTGAGGGGGATGTGCCGTGGCCGCGTCGCGAGCCGGGCGCGAACGGTCCGGTGCTGCGGCTGTACCCGGCGGGCAAGCAGCCCCCTTCCTCGCTGAGCCCATGGGACGAGCACAAATGCGCGTTCTGGGGCACGGTCGCCGCCTGA
- a CDS encoding barstar family protein, which yields MSEATREGSAFEILVGEPGHFDSSASLLAAEGNIVRFIRGHKAPTKAALLDEFAAALQFPFSFGHNWDALSDSLADLDWLGVAFGYYIVIWDADKFLAAEPEALETFVKIVQDANLTWANSQRKPFKVVLQVSQDKAEQVKAAWARVAGPIPAAAHDTGWD from the coding sequence ATGTCTGAGGCAACCCGGGAGGGGTCCGCTTTCGAGATTCTGGTCGGCGAGCCTGGCCATTTCGACTCGAGCGCGTCCCTGCTCGCTGCCGAAGGAAACATCGTCCGCTTCATCCGAGGGCACAAAGCGCCCACAAAAGCCGCTTTGCTCGACGAGTTCGCCGCTGCTCTGCAATTCCCCTTCTCATTCGGGCACAACTGGGACGCGCTCTCCGACAGCCTCGCCGATCTTGACTGGCTTGGTGTGGCCTTCGGCTACTACATCGTCATTTGGGACGCCGACAAGTTCCTCGCCGCCGAGCCAGAGGCACTGGAGACGTTCGTCAAAATCGTTCAGGACGCCAACCTCACCTGGGCGAACTCGCAGCGCAAGCCGTTCAAAGTTGTTCTGCAAGTTTCTCAGGACAAGGCAGAACAGGTCAAAGCCGCTTGGGCTCGCGTCGCGGGCCCCATTCCCGCCGCCGCCCACGACACCGGCTGGGATTAA
- a CDS encoding ribonuclease domain-containing protein, producing the protein MHKILASVWAVCAFFALGTGAEQAVAAPAGGDRQVAVAAIPAKAYATLKKIDAGTWPQSGAPGTRGGTVWQNREGRLPAEDDQGRRIVYREWDVNDKIQGRNRDAERIITGSDHSAWYTGDHYRTFERMR; encoded by the coding sequence GTGCATAAGATCTTGGCCTCGGTGTGGGCGGTCTGCGCGTTCTTCGCGCTTGGGACGGGCGCCGAGCAGGCCGTCGCGGCCCCGGCGGGCGGCGACCGCCAAGTGGCGGTCGCCGCCATCCCCGCGAAGGCGTACGCGACCCTGAAGAAGATCGACGCGGGGACATGGCCGCAGTCTGGCGCGCCTGGCACGCGGGGCGGCACTGTCTGGCAGAACCGGGAAGGGCGGTTGCCCGCCGAGGACGACCAGGGACGACGGATCGTCTATCGCGAGTGGGATGTGAACGACAAAATCCAGGGCCGCAACCGTGACGCCGAGCGGATCATCACCGGGAGCGACCATTCTGCCTGGTACACTGGCGACCATTACAGGACGTTCGAGAGGATGCGTTGA